The proteins below come from a single Kitasatospora sp. NBC_00315 genomic window:
- the rpsO gene encoding 30S ribosomal protein S15, translated as MALDAAVKKQIFADFGQKEGDTGSPEVQVAMLSRRISDLTEHLKLHKHDHHSRRGLLILVGQRRRLLQYLAKKDIERFRTLVDRLGIRRGAAGGAR; from the coding sequence GTGGCTCTCGACGCCGCTGTCAAGAAGCAGATCTTCGCCGATTTCGGCCAGAAGGAGGGCGACACCGGCTCCCCCGAGGTCCAGGTCGCCATGCTTTCCCGTCGTATCTCGGACCTGACCGAGCACCTCAAGCTGCACAAGCACGACCACCACTCGCGTCGTGGCCTGCTGATCCTCGTCGGTCAGCGTCGTCGCCTGCTGCAGTACCTGGCCAAGAAGGACATCGAGCGTTTCCGTACGCTCGTCGACCGTCTCGGCATCCGTCGCGGTGCCGCCGGCGGCGCCCGCTAG
- a CDS encoding polyribonucleotide nucleotidyltransferase → MEENVFYAEAVIDNGSFGTRTIRFETGRLARQAAGSAVAYLDDDTMVLSATSASKQPKEHFDFFPLTVDVEERMYAAGRIPGSFFRREGRPSEDAILTCRLIDRPLRPSFVKGLRNEIQVVVTVMALNPDHLYDVVAINAASASTQLAGLPFSGPIGGVRVALIKGQWVAFPTHSELEDAVFDMVVAGRTLADGDVAIMMVEAEATDKTIKLVEGGADAPTEDVVAAGLDAAKPFIKILCAAQSQLAAQAAKPTGEFPVFLDYQEDVFAALTNAVKDELAQALTIAGKQERNNELDRVKAIAAEKLLPEFEGREKEISAAYNALTKKVVRERVIKDKVRIDGRGVTDIRTLAAEVEAIPRVHGSALFERGETQILGVTTLNMLRMEQQLDTLSPETRRRYMHNYNFPPYSVGETGRVGSPKRREIGHGALAERAIIPVLPTREEFPYAIRQVSEALSSNGSTSMGSVCASTMSLLNAGVPLKAAVAGIAMGLISQEIDGETHYVALTDILGAEDAYGDMDFKVAGTRNFITALQLDTKLNGIPASVLAAALKQAKDARLHILDVMNEAIDAPDEMSPNAPRIITIKIPVDKIGEVIGPKGKMINQIQEDTGADITIEDDGTIYIGAIDGPSAEAARTTINQIANPTMPEVGERYLGTVVKTTTFGAFVSLMPGKDGLLHISQIRKLAGGKRVENVEDVLAVGAKVQVEIAEIDPRGKLSLIPVVEGEEGGEAASE, encoded by the coding sequence GTGGAAGAGAACGTGTTCTACGCCGAGGCCGTCATCGACAACGGTTCCTTCGGCACCCGTACCATCCGCTTCGAGACCGGCCGTCTGGCCCGTCAGGCCGCCGGCTCCGCCGTCGCCTACCTCGACGACGACACCATGGTGCTGTCGGCGACCAGCGCGTCCAAGCAGCCGAAGGAGCACTTCGACTTCTTCCCGCTGACCGTGGACGTCGAGGAGCGGATGTACGCCGCGGGCCGTATCCCCGGCTCGTTCTTCCGTCGTGAGGGCCGGCCGTCCGAGGACGCCATCCTCACCTGCCGTCTGATCGACCGCCCGCTGCGCCCGTCCTTCGTCAAGGGCCTGCGCAACGAGATCCAGGTCGTCGTCACCGTGATGGCGCTCAACCCCGACCACCTGTACGACGTGGTGGCCATCAACGCCGCCTCGGCGTCCACCCAGCTCGCGGGCCTGCCGTTCTCCGGCCCGATCGGTGGCGTCCGCGTCGCGCTGATCAAGGGCCAGTGGGTGGCCTTCCCGACCCACAGCGAGCTCGAGGACGCCGTCTTCGACATGGTGGTGGCCGGCCGCACGCTGGCCGACGGCGACGTCGCGATCATGATGGTCGAGGCCGAGGCCACCGACAAGACGATCAAGCTCGTCGAGGGCGGCGCCGACGCGCCGACCGAGGACGTCGTGGCCGCCGGTCTGGACGCCGCGAAGCCGTTCATCAAGATCCTCTGCGCCGCGCAGTCGCAGCTGGCCGCCCAGGCCGCCAAGCCCACCGGCGAGTTCCCGGTCTTCCTGGACTACCAGGAGGACGTCTTCGCCGCCCTGACCAACGCGGTCAAGGACGAGCTGGCCCAGGCGCTGACCATCGCCGGCAAGCAGGAGCGCAACAACGAGCTGGACCGCGTCAAGGCGATCGCCGCCGAGAAGCTCCTGCCGGAGTTCGAGGGTCGCGAGAAGGAGATCAGCGCCGCGTACAACGCGCTGACCAAGAAGGTCGTGCGCGAGCGCGTCATCAAGGACAAGGTCCGCATCGACGGCCGCGGCGTGACGGACATCCGTACGCTGGCCGCCGAGGTCGAGGCCATCCCGCGCGTGCACGGCTCGGCCCTGTTCGAGCGTGGCGAGACCCAGATCCTGGGCGTCACCACCCTCAACATGCTGCGCATGGAGCAGCAGCTCGACACGCTCTCCCCGGAGACGCGTCGCCGCTACATGCACAACTACAACTTCCCGCCGTACTCGGTCGGCGAGACCGGCCGCGTGGGTTCGCCCAAGCGCCGCGAGATCGGCCACGGTGCGCTGGCGGAGCGGGCGATCATCCCCGTGCTGCCGACCCGCGAGGAGTTCCCCTACGCGATCCGCCAGGTCTCCGAGGCGCTGAGCTCCAACGGCTCCACCTCGATGGGCTCGGTCTGCGCCTCCACCATGTCGCTGCTGAACGCCGGTGTGCCGCTCAAGGCCGCCGTCGCCGGTATCGCCATGGGCCTCATCTCGCAGGAGATCGACGGTGAGACGCACTACGTCGCGCTGACCGACATCCTGGGCGCGGAGGACGCTTACGGCGACATGGACTTCAAGGTCGCCGGTACCCGCAACTTCATCACCGCCCTCCAGCTGGACACCAAGCTGAACGGCATCCCGGCCTCCGTCCTGGCCGCCGCGCTCAAGCAGGCCAAGGACGCCCGTCTGCACATCCTCGATGTGATGAACGAGGCCATCGACGCGCCCGACGAGATGTCGCCGAACGCGCCGCGCATCATCACCATCAAGATCCCGGTGGACAAGATCGGCGAGGTCATCGGCCCGAAGGGCAAGATGATCAACCAGATCCAGGAGGACACCGGCGCGGACATCACCATCGAGGACGACGGCACCATCTACATCGGTGCCATCGACGGTCCCTCGGCGGAGGCTGCCCGTACGACGATCAACCAGATCGCCAACCCGACCATGCCGGAGGTCGGCGAGCGCTACCTGGGCACCGTGGTGAAGACCACGACGTTCGGCGCGTTCGTTTCGCTCATGCCGGGCAAGGACGGCCTGCTGCACATCTCGCAGATCCGCAAGCTCGCCGGTGGCAAGCGCGTGGAGAACGTCGAGGACGTGCTGGCCGTCGGCGCCAAGGTCCAGGTCGAGATCGCCGAGATCGACCCGCGCGGCAAGCTCTCGCTGATCCCGGTCGTCGAGGGCGAAGAGGGCGGCGAGGCAGCGTCGGAGTGA
- a CDS encoding M16 family metallopeptidase, which translates to MAQASAAKQRPGTTRTLLKGTDGAGTVRRTVLPGGLRVVTETLPTVRSATFGIWVGVGSRDETPVLNGATHYLEHLLFKGTERRSALEISSALDAVGGEMNAFTAKENTCYYARVLDTDLPLAIDVVCDMLTGSLILPEDVEAERGVILEEMAMAEDDPGDVVHDLFAKVIYGTGPLGRPILGTQETVKGLSRDQIANFFHRRYKPEHLVVAAAGNLDHRKVVKQVEQAFAAVLAKSEAAPAEARRGVKALRTAGRVEVMNRPTEQAHLVLGVPGVPRHDERRWALGVLNAVLGGGMSSRLFQEVREKRGLAYSVYSYSSSYSDSGLFGIYAGCQPKRVEQVLDICRQELAKVVEEGITEEELRRAIGQISGSTVLGMEDTGSLMNRIGKAELSYGHHLSVDEMLAKIASVTLEDVHAVARDVLGAHRPSLALIGPITDRRTAKLTDLLA; encoded by the coding sequence GTGGCCCAGGCCTCGGCGGCGAAGCAGCGCCCCGGTACCACCCGCACCCTGCTCAAGGGCACCGACGGAGCCGGCACGGTACGCCGTACCGTCCTTCCCGGTGGCCTGCGGGTCGTCACCGAGACCCTTCCGACGGTGCGCTCCGCCACCTTCGGCATCTGGGTCGGGGTCGGCTCCCGGGACGAGACCCCGGTGCTCAACGGCGCCACCCACTACCTGGAGCACCTGCTCTTCAAGGGCACCGAGCGCCGCAGCGCCCTGGAGATCTCCTCCGCCCTGGACGCGGTCGGCGGTGAGATGAACGCCTTCACCGCGAAGGAGAACACCTGCTACTACGCGCGGGTGCTCGACACCGATCTGCCGCTCGCCATCGACGTGGTCTGCGACATGCTCACCGGATCGCTGATCCTGCCCGAGGACGTCGAGGCCGAGCGCGGCGTCATCCTGGAGGAGATGGCGATGGCCGAGGACGACCCGGGCGACGTCGTGCACGACCTCTTCGCCAAGGTGATCTACGGCACCGGCCCCCTCGGCCGTCCGATCCTCGGCACCCAGGAGACGGTGAAGGGCCTCTCCCGGGACCAGATCGCGAACTTCTTCCACCGCCGCTACAAGCCCGAGCACCTGGTGGTGGCGGCGGCCGGCAACCTGGACCACCGCAAGGTCGTCAAGCAGGTCGAGCAGGCTTTCGCCGCCGTCCTGGCCAAGTCCGAGGCGGCCCCGGCCGAGGCCCGCCGCGGCGTCAAGGCGCTGCGCACGGCCGGCCGGGTCGAGGTGATGAACCGCCCCACCGAGCAGGCCCACCTCGTCCTCGGCGTCCCCGGTGTGCCGCGCCACGACGAACGCCGCTGGGCGCTCGGCGTGCTCAACGCCGTCCTCGGCGGGGGCATGAGTTCGCGGCTGTTCCAGGAGGTCCGGGAGAAGCGGGGCCTGGCGTACTCGGTCTACTCGTACTCCTCCTCCTACTCCGACAGCGGCCTGTTCGGCATCTACGCCGGCTGCCAGCCGAAGCGGGTCGAGCAGGTGCTCGACATCTGCCGCCAGGAGCTCGCCAAGGTCGTCGAGGAGGGCATCACCGAGGAGGAGCTGCGCCGGGCGATCGGCCAGATCTCCGGCTCCACCGTGCTCGGCATGGAGGACACCGGTTCGCTGATGAACCGGATCGGCAAGGCCGAGCTGAGCTACGGCCACCACCTCTCGGTGGACGAGATGCTGGCGAAGATCGCCTCGGTGACCCTGGAGGACGTCCACGCGGTCGCGCGGGATGTGTTGGGCGCCCACCGGCCCTCGCTCGCGCTGATCGGCCCGATCACCGACAGGCGCACCGCCAAGCTCACCGACCTGCTCGCCTGA
- the dapB gene encoding 4-hydroxy-tetrahydrodipicolinate reductase encodes MTLRVAVIGATGRIGSEAVKAVEAAPDLDLVATLNSRSKLESLTEADAQVVVELTHPDAVMANLRYCLENGIHVVTGTTGWTDERLATVGGWLDAAPGTGLLIAPNFSIGAVLSMQFAQQAAKYFESVEVVELHHSHKADAPSGTATRTAQLIAAARDAAGLPRQSDATTHGLPGARGADVDGVPVHSVRLRGLLAHQEILLGDSGETLTIRHDSLHHSCFMPGILLGVRRVVQTPGLTLGLEHFLDL; translated from the coding sequence ATGACGCTGCGCGTCGCCGTGATCGGTGCCACCGGCCGGATCGGCTCGGAGGCGGTGAAGGCCGTCGAGGCCGCACCCGACCTCGACCTGGTCGCCACCCTGAACAGCCGCTCCAAGCTGGAGTCCCTGACCGAGGCGGACGCCCAGGTCGTGGTCGAGCTGACCCACCCCGACGCGGTGATGGCCAACCTCCGGTACTGCCTGGAGAACGGCATCCACGTGGTCACCGGCACCACCGGCTGGACGGACGAGCGGCTGGCAACGGTCGGCGGCTGGCTGGACGCGGCCCCCGGGACGGGCCTGCTGATCGCGCCGAACTTCTCCATCGGCGCCGTGCTGTCCATGCAGTTCGCCCAGCAGGCGGCGAAGTACTTCGAAAGCGTCGAGGTCGTCGAGCTGCACCACAGCCACAAGGCGGACGCGCCCTCCGGCACCGCCACCCGCACCGCGCAGCTGATCGCCGCCGCCCGGGACGCGGCCGGCCTGCCCCGGCAGTCCGACGCGACCACGCACGGCCTGCCGGGCGCCCGCGGCGCGGACGTGGACGGCGTCCCCGTCCACTCGGTGCGCCTGCGCGGCCTGCTGGCCCACCAGGAGATCCTGCTCGGTGACAGCGGCGAGACGCTGACCATCCGGCACGACTCACTGCACCACAGCTGCTTCATGCCGGGCATCCTGCTCGGCGTGCGCAGGGTGGTGCAGACGCCCGGGCTGACCCTCGGCCTCGAACACTTCCTGGACCTGTGA
- the thyX gene encoding FAD-dependent thymidylate synthase translates to MDVMESGVKQLIRLTTASGKQLRCSRDHAILTPDGWRKAGELAVGDSVMSGGTAVRPSEALVPPSLRRGIGVWTSMQRKRLIDELDLCYLCSRTFPREALELDHVVPVSLDLGRALDEENLAPACEPCRAEKGATEQGLAERGGKVALAKADLVVSVVDDGEEMTYDLAVEGPWHNFLADGIVVHNSYNEESGRYRELQPVFYVPGGERRLVQQGRPGKYEFVEGTPEQHKVVTEAMEASYRQSYEQYQAMLAAGVAREVARAVLPVGLFSSMYATCNARSLMHFLSLRTKDERATVPSFPQREIEMVAEKMEAEWAKLMPLTHAAFNAHGRVAP, encoded by the coding sequence GTGGACGTCATGGAGTCCGGCGTCAAGCAGCTGATCCGGTTGACGACGGCGAGTGGCAAGCAGCTCCGTTGCAGCCGGGACCACGCGATCCTCACCCCGGACGGCTGGCGCAAGGCCGGCGAACTCGCGGTGGGCGATTCGGTGATGTCGGGCGGTACCGCCGTGCGGCCGTCGGAGGCGCTGGTGCCGCCGAGCCTGCGTCGGGGCATCGGGGTCTGGACCTCGATGCAGCGCAAGCGGCTGATCGACGAGCTCGACCTCTGCTACCTGTGTTCCCGGACGTTTCCGCGCGAGGCGCTGGAGCTCGACCACGTCGTCCCGGTGTCTCTCGATCTGGGCCGGGCACTCGACGAGGAGAACCTCGCTCCGGCCTGTGAGCCGTGCCGTGCCGAGAAGGGCGCGACCGAGCAGGGACTCGCCGAGCGGGGTGGAAAGGTCGCACTGGCCAAGGCCGACCTCGTGGTCTCGGTCGTGGACGACGGCGAGGAGATGACCTACGACCTCGCGGTCGAGGGGCCCTGGCACAATTTCCTCGCCGACGGAATCGTCGTCCACAACTCGTACAACGAGGAGTCCGGCCGCTACCGCGAGCTGCAGCCGGTCTTCTACGTGCCGGGCGGGGAGCGCAGGCTGGTCCAGCAGGGCCGCCCGGGCAAGTACGAGTTCGTCGAGGGCACGCCCGAGCAGCACAAGGTCGTCACCGAGGCCATGGAGGCCTCCTACCGGCAGTCGTACGAGCAGTACCAGGCGATGCTGGCGGCCGGCGTCGCCCGCGAGGTGGCCCGGGCGGTCCTGCCGGTCGGCCTGTTCTCCTCGATGTACGCGACCTGCAACGCGCGCTCGCTGATGCACTTCCTGTCGCTGCGGACCAAGGACGAGCGGGCCACCGTGCCGTCCTTCCCGCAGCGGGAGATCGAGATGGTCGCCGAGAAGATGGAGGCGGAGTGGGCCAAGCTCATGCCGCTCACCCATGCGGCCTTCAACGCGCACGGCCGAGTCGCTCCCTGA
- the dapA gene encoding 4-hydroxy-tetrahydrodipicolinate synthase has product MAPTSTPQTPFGRVLTAMVTPFTADGGLDLDGAQRLAAHLVDSGNDGLVVNGTTGESPTTSDAEKAQLVRAVVEAVGDRAHVVAGVGTNDTHHSAELARQAEAAGASGLLVVTPYYSKPPQEGLHRHTVHIADATGLPVMLYDIPGRSGVALSHETLVRLGEHPRIVANKDAKGDLGAASWAIARSGLAWYSGDDILNLPLLSVGAVGLVSVVGHVVAPELRTMVDAFLAGDTAKAIAVHQSLLPIFSGMFRTQGVILTKAALDLSGLPAGPLRLPLIAATPEEIARLKEDLAAGGVHL; this is encoded by the coding sequence ATGGCTCCGACCTCCACCCCCCAGACACCCTTCGGCCGGGTCCTGACCGCGATGGTGACCCCGTTCACCGCCGACGGCGGTCTCGACCTCGACGGCGCGCAGCGCCTCGCCGCGCACCTCGTCGACTCCGGCAACGACGGCCTCGTCGTCAACGGCACCACCGGCGAGTCGCCGACCACCAGCGACGCCGAGAAGGCCCAGCTGGTGCGCGCCGTGGTGGAGGCGGTCGGGGACAGGGCGCACGTGGTGGCCGGCGTCGGCACCAACGACACCCACCACAGCGCGGAGCTGGCCCGGCAGGCCGAGGCCGCCGGCGCGAGCGGCCTGCTGGTCGTCACCCCGTACTACAGCAAGCCCCCGCAGGAGGGGCTCCACCGGCACACCGTGCACATCGCGGACGCCACCGGCCTTCCGGTGATGCTCTACGACATCCCGGGCCGCAGCGGGGTGGCGCTGAGCCACGAGACGCTGGTCCGGCTCGGCGAGCACCCGAGGATCGTCGCGAACAAGGACGCCAAGGGCGATCTGGGCGCCGCCTCCTGGGCGATCGCGCGCTCCGGCCTCGCCTGGTACTCCGGCGACGACATCCTGAACCTGCCGCTGCTCTCGGTCGGCGCGGTCGGCCTGGTCAGCGTGGTGGGCCACGTGGTCGCACCGGAGCTGCGGACGATGGTGGACGCCTTCCTGGCCGGCGACACCGCCAAGGCCATCGCCGTCCACCAGAGCCTGTTGCCGATCTTCAGCGGTATGTTCCGTACCCAGGGTGTCATCCTGACCAAGGCGGCCCTCGATCTGTCGGGCCTGCCCGCAGGACCTCTGAGGCTGCCGCTGATCGCGGCGACTCCGGAGGAGATTGCCCGTTTGAAGGAGGATCTCGCCGCCGGCGGGGTACACCTGTAG
- a CDS encoding ribonuclease J gives MSHPHPELGAPPALKEGALRVTPLGGLGEIGRNMTVLEYNGRLLIIDCGVLFPEAEQPGVDLILPDFSSIRDRLGKIDGIVLTHGHEDHIGAVPFLLRENPDIPLIGSKLTLALIEAKLAEHRIRPYVLEVKEGERERIGPFDCEFIAVNHSIPDALAVAVRTPAGMVVATGDFKMDQLPLDGRLTDLPAFAKLAEEGIDLLLVDSTNAEVPGFIPHERDISAALRTVFANADKRIIVASFASHVHRIQQVLDAAHEYKRKVAFVGRSMVRNMGIARDLGYLKVPGNLIVDVKTLDDLPDKNVVLVCTGSQGEPMAALSRMANRDHQIRIVEGDTVIMASSLIPGNETAIYRVINGLTRWGANVVHKGNAKVHVSGHASAGELLYFFNICKPKNLMPVHGEWRHLRACADLGIKTGIPKERTVIAEDGVVVDLEKGVARIVGKVQAGYVYVDGSSVGDITEASLKDRRILGEEGFISVFVVVDSSSGKIVSGPTVQARGSGIDDNAFVPVVAKLQEGLSRSANDGVLEVRQIQQLVRRVVGKWVADNYRRRPMIIPVVVEV, from the coding sequence TTGAGCCACCCGCACCCCGAACTCGGCGCGCCCCCCGCACTGAAGGAGGGCGCACTGCGCGTCACCCCGCTCGGCGGTCTCGGCGAGATCGGCCGCAACATGACGGTCCTGGAGTACAACGGCCGTCTGCTCATCATCGACTGCGGCGTCCTCTTCCCCGAGGCCGAGCAGCCCGGCGTGGACCTGATCCTGCCGGACTTCAGCTCCATCCGGGACCGCCTCGGCAAGATCGACGGCATCGTCCTGACCCACGGGCACGAGGACCACATCGGCGCCGTGCCGTTCCTGCTCCGGGAGAACCCGGACATCCCGCTGATCGGCTCCAAGCTCACCCTCGCGCTGATCGAGGCCAAGCTCGCCGAGCACCGGATCCGGCCGTACGTGCTGGAGGTCAAGGAGGGCGAGCGCGAGCGCATCGGCCCCTTCGACTGCGAGTTCATCGCGGTCAACCACTCCATCCCGGACGCCCTGGCCGTCGCCGTCCGCACCCCCGCGGGCATGGTCGTCGCCACCGGTGACTTCAAGATGGACCAGCTGCCGCTCGACGGCCGCCTCACCGACCTGCCGGCCTTCGCCAAGCTGGCGGAGGAGGGCATCGACCTCCTGCTGGTGGACTCCACCAACGCCGAGGTCCCCGGCTTCATCCCGCACGAGCGCGACATCTCGGCCGCCCTGCGGACCGTGTTCGCCAACGCCGACAAGCGCATCATCGTCGCCTCGTTCGCCAGCCACGTGCACCGCATCCAGCAGGTGCTGGACGCCGCGCACGAGTACAAGCGCAAGGTCGCCTTCGTCGGCCGCTCGATGGTCCGCAACATGGGCATCGCCCGCGACCTCGGCTACCTGAAGGTCCCGGGCAACCTGATCGTCGACGTGAAGACGCTGGACGACCTCCCGGACAAGAACGTCGTGCTGGTCTGTACCGGTTCACAGGGCGAGCCGATGGCGGCCCTCTCCCGGATGGCCAACCGCGACCACCAGATCCGGATCGTCGAGGGCGACACCGTGATCATGGCGTCCTCGCTCATTCCGGGCAACGAGACCGCGATCTACCGCGTCATCAACGGCCTCACCCGATGGGGCGCCAACGTCGTCCACAAGGGCAACGCCAAGGTGCACGTCTCGGGCCACGCCTCGGCCGGCGAGCTGCTGTACTTCTTCAACATCTGCAAGCCGAAGAACCTGATGCCGGTCCACGGCGAGTGGCGCCACCTGCGGGCCTGTGCCGACCTCGGCATCAAGACCGGCATCCCGAAGGAGCGCACGGTCATCGCCGAGGACGGCGTGGTGGTCGACCTGGAGAAGGGCGTCGCCCGGATCGTCGGCAAGGTCCAGGCCGGGTACGTCTACGTCGACGGCTCGTCCGTCGGTGACATCACCGAGGCCTCGCTCAAGGACCGCCGGATCCTCGGCGAGGAGGGCTTCATCTCGGTCTTCGTCGTGGTGGACTCCAGCAGCGGCAAGATCGTGAGCGGCCCGACCGTCCAGGCACGTGGCTCCGGCATCGACGACAACGCCTTCGTGCCGGTCGTCGCCAAGCTGCAGGAGGGCCTGTCGCGGTCGGCCAACGACGGCGTCCTCGAGGTCCGCCAGATCCAGCAGCTCGTGCGCCGGGTCGTCGGCAAGTGGGTGGCGGACAACTACCGTCGCCGGCCGATGATCATCCCGGTCGTCGTCGAGGTCTGA